Proteins co-encoded in one Marinobacter gudaonensis genomic window:
- a CDS encoding thiazole synthase, whose protein sequence is MTDAPETKLPEDKPLEIAGRIYKSRLLVGTGKYRDMMETGHAIEASGAEIVTVAVRRTNLGQNPDEPNLLDVISPDSYTILPNTAGCYTAKDAVRTCKLARELLDGHDLVKLEVLGEEKTLYPNMTETLVAAEELIKDGFKVMVYCSDDPLLAKRLEEMGCVAIMPLGAPIGSGLGIQNRYNIRLIVENASVPVLVDAGVGTASDATIAMELGCDGVLMNTAIAQAKDPIRMANAMRLAIEAGRESYLAGRMPKKLYASASSPIDGTFF, encoded by the coding sequence ATGACAGACGCACCTGAAACAAAGCTCCCCGAAGACAAACCCCTCGAAATAGCAGGGCGTATCTACAAATCCCGCCTGCTGGTGGGCACCGGCAAGTACCGTGACATGATGGAAACCGGCCACGCGATCGAAGCCAGTGGCGCCGAAATCGTGACCGTGGCGGTGCGCCGTACCAACCTCGGTCAGAACCCGGATGAGCCCAACCTGCTGGACGTCATTTCTCCGGATAGCTACACCATCCTGCCCAACACCGCAGGCTGTTATACCGCCAAGGATGCTGTGCGCACCTGCAAACTGGCTCGTGAGCTCCTCGATGGCCACGATCTGGTAAAGCTTGAGGTGCTGGGGGAGGAGAAAACCCTCTACCCGAACATGACCGAAACCCTGGTGGCCGCAGAGGAGCTGATCAAGGACGGTTTCAAAGTGATGGTTTACTGCTCGGATGACCCCTTGCTGGCCAAGCGCCTGGAGGAGATGGGCTGCGTGGCCATCATGCCCCTGGGTGCGCCCATCGGTTCGGGCCTGGGCATCCAGAACCGCTATAACATCCGGCTGATTGTCGAGAACGCCAGCGTTCCGGTACTCGTGGACGCAGGTGTTGGCACCGCGTCTGACGCCACCATTGCCATGGAGCTGGGTTGTGACGGCGTTCTGATGAACACCGCCATCGCCCAGGCCAAGGATCCGATCCGTATGGCCAACGCCATGCGCCTGGCCATCGAGGCCGGTCGCGAGTCCTACCTGGCGGGCCGTATGCCCAAGAAACTCTACGCCAGCGCCTCATCACCCATTGATGGCACCTTCTTCTGA
- the murU gene encoding N-acetylmuramate alpha-1-phosphate uridylyltransferase MurU, translated as MKAMILAAGKGERMRPLTLSTPKPLLKAGGRPLIAYHLERLHDAGIQDVVINHAWLGDQIEETLGSGQPFGVSIQYSREGEPLETAGGIVRALPMLAYPGCDWFLVINGDIWCDFDLSTLVRLAGNPPVNTDAVLVLTDNPPHHPSGDFHLNAEGLLTGDDHDRHTFTGISLLNRRLFDGLSDQAGKLGPVLRRAMARKRVRGLYHPGQWVDVGTPERLHALDRQLDGRTHDHHGQH; from the coding sequence GTGAAAGCGATGATCCTCGCCGCCGGCAAGGGTGAACGCATGCGGCCACTGACCCTGAGCACCCCGAAACCGCTGCTGAAAGCCGGCGGCAGACCATTGATTGCCTATCATCTGGAGCGACTGCACGATGCGGGGATTCAGGACGTGGTCATCAACCATGCCTGGCTCGGTGACCAGATTGAGGAAACCCTGGGCAGCGGCCAACCATTCGGCGTTTCAATACAGTATTCCCGGGAAGGCGAGCCTCTGGAGACCGCCGGAGGCATTGTACGGGCCCTGCCCATGCTTGCTTACCCCGGCTGCGACTGGTTTCTGGTGATCAACGGGGACATCTGGTGCGACTTCGACCTCTCGACGCTGGTGCGGTTGGCGGGGAACCCGCCCGTCAATACCGACGCCGTGCTGGTGCTCACTGACAATCCCCCGCACCATCCGTCTGGCGATTTCCATCTCAATGCGGAAGGTCTGCTGACCGGCGACGACCATGACCGGCACACCTTCACCGGTATCAGCCTGCTGAATCGCCGGCTGTTTGATGGCCTGAGCGATCAGGCCGGCAAACTCGGCCCGGTGCTGCGCAGGGCCATGGCACGGAAGCGGGTGCGAGGCCTGTACCACCCGGGGCAATGGGTGGATGTCGGCACGCCAGAGCGGCTGCATGCCCTGGATCGACAACTGGACGGCAGGACACACGACCACCATGGCCAGCACTGA
- a CDS encoding LPS-assembly protein LptD, whose amino-acid sequence MGTLGVSGSGHAQTPPSAAEIDWRPRAELPEAVRAGLPVFCEGGYLPSGAGETQVDLLPGVADSEQPLHASGLNARYEIDQELFLEGDVRLRQGGFRVSGSQARYNQAEGAVSVQGPLVSRGEGFLLTGDTADYDVDSGQLDINTATFLLHGPEMRGRADRLSRISEQQVVIEEGLITTCAPGQNDWAVVASEIRLDRAEGFGTAKHLRLEVLDVPVFYWPWASFPIDDRRKTGFLYPQFGSSSAGSGAFIAVPYYLNLAPHYDATLTPQYIHGRGLFNEAEGRYLSSLGETTLQLGYIGNDSEFEQENPGESGERWALDATTRAEFGSGWRGYGDFSVVSDEDYLSDLNRSLEINQATHLQRRGGVTYRSDQQYVDAYLNDYQTISDRISNANRPYAQLPEVIYAGEAQAGVVEANLETQYTHFYRDNEGLTGLDRANGQRLRARPELALPMRALWGFSRPSMTLDYTRYELEDYTLGDGSLDRTVPVAEWDNGLYFDRQGSLFDVPYNQTLEPRLYYAWADAEADQNDIPDFDTGLQTFRFDQLFRPDRFTGGDRVGDANQLTVAVTSRFNDLLTGAERARFSIGQVQYFDDREVTLFGQGASTRSRSPLAGEVVLNPLENLEIRSSGLWDPDTGNTEEGRSQLVFHTDDYRYLASLGHTYSRNELEQSDIATVFPVTESVSLIGRWVYDSNLDRTVGSLAGLEYNNCCWSVQVVHQNYLTDDRQLEGRILFQVQLKGLGGSDGASSSISQAIYGFDERERRRFGTP is encoded by the coding sequence GTGGGTACCCTGGGTGTTTCTGGCAGCGGTCACGCCCAGACGCCACCGTCCGCGGCCGAGATTGACTGGCGGCCAAGGGCCGAGTTGCCGGAAGCGGTACGCGCCGGTCTGCCAGTGTTCTGTGAAGGCGGCTACCTGCCCTCTGGTGCGGGCGAGACGCAGGTCGATTTGTTGCCGGGCGTTGCGGACAGCGAGCAGCCACTGCATGCCAGCGGCCTGAATGCCCGCTACGAAATTGATCAGGAGCTGTTCCTCGAGGGCGACGTGCGGCTGCGACAGGGCGGCTTCCGGGTTTCCGGTAGCCAGGCCCGCTACAACCAGGCCGAGGGCGCGGTGTCGGTGCAGGGCCCACTGGTCAGTCGGGGCGAGGGGTTTCTGCTCACCGGCGATACCGCCGATTACGACGTCGACAGTGGCCAACTGGACATCAACACGGCGACCTTCCTCCTGCACGGTCCGGAAATGCGTGGTAGAGCTGACCGGTTATCCCGAATCAGCGAGCAGCAGGTGGTGATCGAGGAGGGACTGATTACCACCTGTGCCCCCGGGCAGAACGATTGGGCGGTTGTGGCCTCGGAGATCCGGCTGGATCGGGCCGAGGGGTTCGGTACGGCCAAACACCTGCGGCTGGAAGTGCTCGACGTGCCGGTGTTCTACTGGCCCTGGGCCAGCTTTCCCATCGACGACCGGCGCAAGACCGGTTTTCTCTATCCCCAGTTTGGCTCCTCCAGTGCCGGCAGCGGTGCCTTCATTGCGGTGCCCTATTACCTGAATCTGGCACCTCACTATGACGCGACCCTCACGCCCCAGTACATCCACGGCCGGGGCCTGTTCAATGAGGCGGAGGGCCGTTACCTGAGCAGTCTGGGAGAGACCACGCTGCAGCTGGGCTACATCGGCAACGACAGCGAGTTCGAGCAGGAGAACCCCGGCGAATCGGGCGAGCGCTGGGCGCTGGACGCCACTACCCGCGCCGAGTTTGGCAGCGGCTGGCGCGGGTACGGAGACTTCTCCGTGGTGAGCGACGAAGATTACCTGAGCGACCTGAACCGTAGCCTCGAGATCAACCAGGCCACTCACCTGCAGCGCCGCGGCGGGGTGACCTACCGTAGCGACCAGCAGTACGTGGACGCCTACCTCAATGACTACCAGACCATCAGCGACCGGATTTCCAACGCCAACCGGCCCTATGCACAGCTGCCGGAGGTGATCTACGCTGGCGAGGCCCAGGCCGGTGTGGTGGAGGCCAACCTGGAAACCCAGTACACCCATTTCTACCGGGACAACGAAGGACTCACCGGCCTGGACCGCGCCAACGGTCAGCGCCTGAGGGCGCGGCCGGAACTGGCGTTGCCGATGCGGGCACTGTGGGGCTTCAGTCGCCCCTCCATGACCCTGGATTACACCCGCTACGAGCTGGAGGATTACACGCTGGGGGATGGCAGCCTTGATCGGACCGTGCCGGTGGCGGAGTGGGACAACGGCCTTTATTTCGATCGCCAGGGCAGCCTGTTCGATGTGCCCTACAACCAGACCCTCGAGCCACGGCTTTACTATGCCTGGGCCGATGCCGAGGCTGACCAGAACGATATCCCGGATTTTGACACCGGCCTGCAGACCTTCCGGTTTGACCAACTGTTCCGGCCGGACCGGTTTACCGGGGGCGACCGGGTGGGCGACGCCAACCAGTTGACCGTCGCCGTGACCAGCCGTTTCAATGATCTGCTGACAGGAGCAGAGCGGGCCCGGTTCAGCATTGGTCAGGTCCAGTATTTCGACGACCGGGAGGTTACCCTGTTTGGCCAGGGTGCCAGTACCCGTAGCCGGTCACCGCTGGCCGGTGAGGTGGTGCTCAATCCGCTGGAGAACCTGGAAATCCGCTCCTCGGGGCTGTGGGATCCGGACACCGGAAACACCGAAGAGGGCCGTAGCCAGCTGGTGTTCCACACCGACGATTACCGCTACCTGGCGTCACTCGGACACACCTACAGCCGCAATGAGCTTGAGCAGTCCGACATTGCCACGGTGTTTCCGGTCACGGAAAGTGTCAGCCTGATCGGCCGCTGGGTCTACGACTCGAACCTGGATCGTACGGTGGGGTCTCTGGCAGGACTTGAATACAATAACTGTTGCTGGAGTGTTCAGGTGGTGCATCAGAACTACCTGACTGATGATCGGCAACTGGAAGGGCGGATCCTGTTCCAGGTTCAGTTGAAGGGCCTGGGCGGAAGCGATGGGGCTTCCTCCAGTATCTCCCAGGCTATTTACGGTTTTGATGAGCGTGAACGGCGCCGTTTTGGAACTCCCTGA
- the slmA gene encoding nucleoid occlusion factor SlmA has product MTDQKPSRREAILHALVELLETDPGARITTAGLAKSVGVTEAALYRHFPSKRKMFEALIEFAEEAVFSRCQVILQEQDDVRVRLQQLVHLVLVFAERNPGLCCVLTGDALMGEDETLRRRASQFFERLETQVRQILKEGEIRQGLRPRTTSARGADFVLVFVEGRVQRFVRSSFSRVPSTDFDESWGLVSEGVWG; this is encoded by the coding sequence ATGACTGACCAGAAACCCAGTCGCCGCGAGGCGATTCTCCATGCCCTTGTGGAACTCCTGGAGACGGATCCGGGAGCTCGCATTACCACCGCCGGCCTTGCGAAATCCGTCGGGGTGACGGAGGCGGCCCTGTACCGCCATTTTCCCAGCAAGCGGAAAATGTTCGAGGCCCTGATCGAGTTTGCGGAAGAGGCCGTGTTCTCCCGTTGTCAGGTGATCCTGCAGGAGCAGGACGATGTGCGCGTGCGTCTGCAGCAGCTGGTGCATCTGGTGCTGGTTTTCGCCGAACGCAACCCGGGGCTGTGCTGCGTACTGACTGGCGATGCCCTGATGGGCGAGGACGAAACCCTGCGCCGGCGGGCGTCACAGTTTTTTGAGCGCCTGGAAACCCAGGTGCGGCAGATCCTCAAGGAAGGCGAAATCCGCCAGGGGCTACGGCCCCGGACCACTTCGGCGCGGGGGGCGGATTTTGTGCTGGTGTTCGTGGAGGGGCGGGTTCAGAGGTTTGTCCGGTCCTCTTTCTCGCGGGTGCCTTCGACCGACTTTGACGAGAGTTGGGGGTTGGTTTCCGAAGGAGTCTGGGGCTGA
- a CDS encoding peptidylprolyl isomerase produces MKATLRQGVHVLLVLLAALAPLSVQAERKLLDQVVAIVDESVILQSELEARIGTITSRLQAQGTGLPPRQILEQRVLDQLITESIQMQMAERAGMRISDNELNETMANIAESNGMSLAEFENQLAAEGVTYNQAREQIRKEMLTNRVQQRQVGNRVRVTDREVQNYLDSLEARGGNSAQYRLAYILVSVDDPSDEAQVDAAREKAERLRSQIVQGRDFREVAVAESDASNALEGGDMGWRDEGQLPSLVAPIVPELAVGEPSPVLENNSGFHLVMVMDKRGGERQQMIQQHRVRHILIRPSEAVTDAQAETRIRELYQQLQDGASFSALAREYSDDPVSGSDGGNLGWVSPGQMVPAFEEAMLAADVGEFRGPFRSQFGWHILQVEERRTRDISAEVRESEARQAIYRRKFETELQNWLREIRDEAFIEFKGEYANDSDSSEEPVS; encoded by the coding sequence ATGAAGGCGACTCTTCGCCAGGGTGTACATGTGTTACTGGTTCTCCTTGCCGCTCTGGCACCGCTGTCGGTTCAGGCCGAGCGAAAACTGCTCGATCAGGTGGTGGCCATCGTGGACGAGAGCGTCATTCTGCAAAGTGAGCTGGAAGCCCGCATTGGCACCATCACCAGCCGCCTGCAGGCTCAGGGCACCGGTTTGCCGCCCAGGCAGATCCTGGAGCAGCGGGTGCTGGACCAGCTGATCACCGAATCGATCCAGATGCAGATGGCCGAGCGGGCCGGCATGCGCATCAGCGACAACGAACTGAACGAAACCATGGCCAACATTGCCGAGAGTAATGGCATGAGCCTGGCGGAATTCGAGAACCAGCTGGCCGCCGAGGGCGTGACCTACAACCAGGCCCGGGAGCAGATTCGCAAGGAAATGCTCACTAACCGCGTGCAGCAGCGACAGGTGGGTAACCGGGTAAGAGTGACCGATCGGGAAGTGCAGAATTACCTCGACAGCCTGGAGGCCCGTGGCGGTAACAGTGCCCAGTATCGACTGGCGTACATCCTGGTGAGCGTTGACGACCCCAGTGATGAGGCGCAGGTGGATGCGGCCCGGGAGAAGGCGGAACGTCTTCGCAGCCAGATTGTGCAAGGCCGGGACTTCCGGGAAGTCGCGGTGGCCGAATCGGATGCCAGCAATGCCCTGGAGGGCGGTGACATGGGCTGGCGGGACGAAGGCCAGTTGCCTTCCCTGGTAGCACCGATCGTACCGGAGCTGGCGGTCGGCGAGCCTTCCCCTGTGCTGGAGAACAACAGCGGTTTTCACCTGGTGATGGTGATGGACAAGCGCGGTGGTGAGCGCCAGCAAATGATCCAGCAGCATCGCGTGCGCCACATTCTGATTCGGCCCTCCGAGGCGGTGACCGACGCCCAGGCGGAAACCCGGATCCGCGAGCTGTATCAGCAACTGCAGGACGGTGCCAGCTTCAGTGCCCTGGCCCGCGAGTATTCCGACGATCCTGTTTCCGGCTCCGATGGCGGTAACCTGGGCTGGGTCAGCCCGGGGCAGATGGTGCCGGCCTTTGAGGAGGCGATGCTGGCCGCTGACGTGGGCGAATTCCGCGGACCGTTCCGCTCCCAGTTTGGCTGGCACATTCTCCAGGTGGAGGAGCGCCGGACCCGTGATATCAGTGCCGAGGTGCGCGAATCAGAGGCGCGTCAGGCGATTTACCGTCGTAAGTTTGAAACCGAATTGCAGAACTGGCTCCGTGAGATCCGGGACGAGGCGTTTATCGAATTCAAGGGCGAATACGCCAACGACAGCGACTCCTCAGAGGAGCCGGTTTCCTGA
- a CDS encoding symmetrical bis(5'-nucleosyl)-tetraphosphatase — protein sequence MTDYAIGDIQGCYERLREVLAKVDFSPSRDRLWVAGDLINRGPSSLETLRYVESLGNSAVVVLGNHDLHLLAVTLGGHEPRSKDTLREILDAPDHDRLVHWLRHQHLCVHDPDRNLVMAHAGLPHIWSVGQALECSREVEAVIRGGDAREYFTHMYGNEPERWDDGLSGIGRWRVITNYFTRMRFIAADGTLELATKESAGNAPEGFQPWFSFPRKDDVRVVFGHWASLEGRTGSDRFVGLDTGCVWGGALTMMNLDSGEKIHCDC from the coding sequence ATGACTGACTACGCCATTGGCGATATTCAGGGCTGTTACGAACGCCTGCGGGAAGTGCTGGCCAAGGTGGATTTCTCGCCTTCCCGGGACAGGCTGTGGGTCGCCGGTGACCTGATCAACCGGGGGCCGTCGTCCCTGGAAACCCTGCGCTACGTCGAGAGCCTTGGTAATTCGGCGGTGGTGGTGCTGGGCAATCACGATCTGCACCTGTTGGCAGTAACGCTTGGGGGCCACGAGCCCCGTAGCAAGGACACCCTGAGAGAGATCCTGGACGCGCCTGATCATGACCGCCTGGTGCACTGGCTGCGACACCAGCATCTGTGTGTCCACGACCCGGACCGGAACCTGGTGATGGCCCACGCCGGCCTACCCCATATCTGGTCGGTCGGCCAGGCCCTCGAATGCTCGCGGGAGGTGGAAGCCGTCATCCGGGGTGGTGACGCCCGGGAGTATTTCACCCATATGTACGGCAACGAGCCGGAGCGCTGGGACGACGGCCTCTCGGGCATCGGGCGCTGGCGGGTGATCACCAACTACTTTACCCGGATGCGTTTTATCGCTGCCGATGGCACGCTGGAGCTGGCCACCAAAGAGTCGGCTGGCAACGCGCCTGAGGGTTTCCAACCCTGGTTCAGCTTTCCCCGCAAAGACGATGTGCGGGTGGTGTTCGGTCATTGGGCCTCCCTGGAAGGGCGCACTGGCAGCGACCGGTTCGTCGGCCTGGACACCGGTTGCGTGTGGGGTGGCGCCCTCACCATGATGAACCTGGACTCGGGAGAGAAGATCCACTGTGACTGCTGA
- a CDS encoding DUF423 domain-containing protein: MAGAFGAHALRSLVSERGLEVFQTAVTYQLYHSLALVLVAVLAGQGLSAKLLGWASGFFLAGILLFSGSLYLLVLTDIRWIGPITPLGGTCFMVGWALVIAAGLRRGR, translated from the coding sequence ATGGCCGGCGCCTTCGGAGCCCATGCCCTGCGCAGCCTGGTCAGTGAGCGCGGGCTTGAAGTTTTCCAGACCGCCGTCACATATCAGTTATATCACTCCCTGGCGTTGGTGCTGGTGGCCGTCCTGGCCGGACAGGGCCTGTCGGCAAAACTGCTCGGTTGGGCATCGGGCTTTTTCCTGGCCGGCATCCTGCTGTTCAGCGGCAGCCTGTACCTGCTGGTATTGACCGATATTCGCTGGATTGGCCCGATCACGCCCCTGGGCGGCACCTGCTTCATGGTGGGCTGGGCATTAGTAATTGCCGCCGGTTTACGCCGGGGGCGATGA
- the thiS gene encoding sulfur carrier protein ThiS: MQVQVNGDAMELPAGATVATLIEKMALAGKRLAVEVNEDIVPRSQHLEFTLSDGDRVEVVHAIGGG, translated from the coding sequence ATGCAGGTTCAGGTAAATGGCGATGCGATGGAGCTCCCTGCAGGGGCAACCGTTGCCACGCTGATTGAAAAAATGGCCCTTGCGGGCAAGAGGCTGGCAGTCGAGGTTAACGAAGACATCGTGCCCCGCAGCCAGCACCTGGAATTTACACTGAGCGATGGCGACCGGGTAGAAGTCGTTCACGCCATCGGTGGCGGCTGA
- a CDS encoding aminoglycoside phosphotransferase family protein — MDTRLQMLTRWVRQFPGFEHCQAEPVSGDASFRRYFRVWQEAGQRIPHIVMDAPPEHEDCEPFVAIARHWHRKGVSVPGILQTDLAQGFLLLEDFGDRLMLGQLKDHSADALYRAAMDELLLIAGQPSPPDHPLPPYDATLLEREMALFPDWLLERQLGMSLDNSDRALLDTTFAILRESALAQPEVTVHRDYHSRNLLVRPDQQRPGVIDFQDAVTGPVTYDLVSLLKDCYIQWPEQRICEWLEYYRKKSLEAGLHRADPDTFRQWFELMGMQRHLKAAGIFARLSIRDGKHGYLNDIPRTVQYLMVASSRQPALRHFHEWLSETVMPRIEASIGKAPDRERSDS; from the coding sequence ATGGACACCCGCCTGCAGATGCTGACCCGTTGGGTCAGACAGTTTCCCGGATTCGAACACTGCCAGGCCGAGCCTGTTTCCGGCGACGCCAGCTTCCGGCGTTACTTTCGGGTCTGGCAGGAGGCCGGGCAACGTATCCCCCATATCGTTATGGACGCGCCTCCGGAGCATGAGGACTGCGAGCCGTTCGTAGCTATTGCCCGGCACTGGCATCGCAAGGGTGTGTCCGTGCCCGGGATCCTCCAGACTGATCTCGCCCAGGGATTCCTGCTGCTTGAGGATTTCGGTGACCGGCTGATGCTGGGACAGCTCAAGGACCACTCGGCGGATGCCCTGTACCGGGCGGCCATGGACGAGTTGCTGCTGATTGCCGGCCAACCATCCCCACCGGATCACCCGCTGCCACCTTATGATGCCACGCTGCTGGAGCGCGAAATGGCGCTGTTTCCGGACTGGCTTCTGGAGCGACAGCTGGGCATGAGCCTGGACAACAGCGATCGCGCGCTGCTGGACACCACGTTCGCGATACTCCGGGAAAGTGCGCTGGCCCAGCCTGAAGTGACGGTGCACCGGGATTACCACTCTCGCAACCTGCTGGTTCGCCCGGATCAGCAGCGGCCCGGCGTCATTGATTTCCAGGACGCGGTCACCGGGCCGGTCACCTACGATCTGGTCTCGCTGCTGAAAGACTGCTACATCCAGTGGCCGGAGCAGCGGATTTGCGAATGGCTCGAGTACTACCGCAAGAAGAGCCTCGAAGCCGGCCTGCACCGGGCCGATCCCGACACCTTCCGGCAGTGGTTCGAGCTGATGGGCATGCAACGCCACCTCAAGGCGGCGGGCATTTTCGCCCGGCTTTCCATCCGTGACGGCAAACACGGCTACCTGAATGACATTCCCCGTACGGTGCAATACCTGATGGTTGCCAGCAGTCGGCAACCAGCCCTCCGGCATTTCCATGAATGGCTGAGCGAGACCGTGATGCCCCGCATCGAGGCCAGTATTGGCAAGGCGCCCGACCGGGAGCGGTCCGACTCGTGA
- the pdxA gene encoding 4-hydroxythreonine-4-phosphate dehydrogenase PdxA, whose translation MNNSIVLALTAGEPGGIGPELCLQLAGEERSTGVVVVASQAMLAERARQVGLTVSLHPWQPGQPPRLAAGELSVLPVDGCFSHVPGQLEPRNSAYVLQTLEVAARGCLNGDFDGMVTAPVHKGVINDAGIAFSGHTEFLQELCGVERVVMMLATDELRVALVTTHLPLKDVSAAVTSERLTQVARILDADLKRFFGIAQPRILVAGLNPHAGEGGHLGREEIEVIEPTLERLRAEGLRLTGPLPADTLFTPHWLDQADAALAMYHDQGLPVLKFQGFGRAVNITLGLPIVRTSVDHGTALDLAGTGRADAGSLHTAIRVGAHMARCRQFANQETSS comes from the coding sequence ATGAATAACTCCATAGTGTTGGCCCTGACCGCCGGCGAGCCCGGCGGTATCGGCCCCGAGCTCTGTCTTCAACTGGCCGGAGAAGAACGCTCGACGGGTGTCGTGGTGGTGGCCAGCCAGGCGATGCTGGCGGAGCGGGCCCGTCAGGTCGGGCTGACGGTATCGCTGCATCCCTGGCAACCGGGACAGCCGCCGCGGCTTGCGGCCGGAGAGTTGTCGGTGCTGCCGGTGGATGGCTGTTTCAGTCATGTGCCCGGACAGCTCGAGCCCCGTAACAGCGCCTATGTTCTGCAGACCCTGGAAGTTGCCGCCAGAGGCTGCCTGAATGGGGATTTCGACGGGATGGTCACGGCGCCAGTGCACAAGGGCGTGATCAACGACGCAGGCATTGCCTTCAGCGGCCACACCGAGTTCCTGCAGGAGCTCTGTGGCGTGGAACGGGTGGTCATGATGTTGGCCACCGACGAACTGCGGGTGGCGCTGGTGACCACCCACTTGCCCCTGAAAGACGTATCCGCGGCAGTGACCTCGGAGCGGCTCACTCAGGTTGCCCGAATCCTCGATGCCGACCTGAAACGCTTCTTTGGCATTGCTCAGCCACGCATTCTGGTGGCAGGCCTGAATCCCCATGCCGGGGAGGGCGGCCACCTGGGCCGGGAGGAGATCGAGGTTATTGAGCCCACCCTCGAGCGGCTGAGGGCCGAAGGCCTGAGGCTGACCGGTCCCTTGCCGGCCGATACCCTGTTTACGCCGCACTGGCTCGATCAGGCCGACGCGGCCCTGGCGATGTATCATGACCAGGGTCTGCCGGTACTCAAGTTTCAGGGTTTTGGTCGGGCGGTGAACATCACGCTGGGTCTGCCGATCGTTCGGACCTCGGTGGATCACGGTACCGCTCTTGATCTGGCCGGCACCGGACGCGCCGACGCTGGCAGCCTGCACACGGCCATCCGGGTCGGGGCGCACATGGCCCGCTGCCGTCAATTCGCCAACCAAGAGACGTCTTCGTGA
- the rsmA gene encoding 16S rRNA (adenine(1518)-N(6)/adenine(1519)-N(6))-dimethyltransferase RsmA translates to MSNKAGHQARKRFGQNFLHDPGVIERIVRSINPRPDDAIVEIGPGLGALTEEILAVNPRLQVVELDRDLIPVLRTKFFNYPEFRIHEADALKFDFSQLVTDRPLRIIGNLPYNISTPLIFHLLGQAGVVQDMHFMLQKEVVQRLAAVPGDNNYGRLGIMAQYFCRVQPLFEVGPGAFRPAPKVDSAIVRLVPHATLPHPAKDLSILQSVVRTAFNARRKTLRKALGGLVSVAQLQSLGIDDGLRPENLALADYVAIADLLADDKSTAKPANEVSDD, encoded by the coding sequence GTGAGTAATAAAGCCGGCCACCAGGCCCGAAAGCGGTTCGGTCAGAACTTCCTGCACGATCCGGGCGTGATCGAGCGCATCGTTCGCTCCATCAATCCCCGTCCGGACGATGCCATCGTGGAGATCGGTCCGGGCCTGGGTGCACTGACAGAGGAAATCCTGGCGGTGAATCCACGCTTGCAGGTGGTTGAACTGGACCGGGACCTGATCCCGGTACTGCGAACCAAGTTCTTCAACTATCCGGAGTTCAGAATTCACGAGGCCGACGCCCTGAAGTTTGACTTCAGCCAGCTGGTGACCGACCGGCCCCTGCGCATCATCGGCAACCTGCCCTACAATATCTCTACGCCGTTGATCTTCCACCTTCTGGGGCAGGCCGGGGTGGTGCAGGACATGCACTTCATGCTGCAGAAGGAAGTGGTGCAGCGCCTGGCCGCGGTGCCAGGTGATAACAACTATGGTCGCCTGGGTATCATGGCCCAGTACTTCTGCAGGGTTCAGCCGCTGTTCGAGGTGGGGCCGGGCGCCTTCCGGCCGGCCCCGAAAGTGGATTCGGCCATCGTGAGACTGGTGCCCCACGCCACGCTGCCGCATCCGGCCAAGGATCTGTCGATCCTGCAGTCGGTGGTAAGGACGGCGTTCAACGCCCGCCGGAAAACCCTGCGCAAGGCGCTCGGTGGTCTGGTGTCTGTGGCCCAGCTCCAGAGCCTAGGCATCGACGATGGCCTGCGCCCGGAGAACCTGGCTCTGGCCGACTACGTGGCTATTGCCGACCTGCTGGCGGACGATAAAAGCACAGCCAAACCGGCAAACGAGGTAAGTGATGACTGA